GCTCTTGGAGTTTCTGTAGGTACCGAAGAAGACAGTAAAGCCCTGAATATGGCTAAACTGAGATATCATAAAGTAGTGATCATGACCGATGCGGATATTGACGGATCTCACATTTCTACCCTGATCCTTACTTTCTTCTTTAGATTTATGAAAGAGCTTATTGAGAACGGATATATCTATATTGCTCAGCCGCCTTTATATTTGTTGAAGAAAGGAAACAAAAAGGTTTATGCTTATAACGAAAAAGAACGTGAAGAATTCACTTTAGAAATGTCTCCGGACGGAAAGGGTGTTGAGGTACAGCGTTATAAAGGTCTTGGAGAAATGAACCCGGAGCAGCTTTGGGAAACGACTCTAAATCCTGAACACAGAATCTTAAAACAGGTAACAATTGATAATGCAGTTGAGGCTGACAGTATTTTCTCAATGTTGATGGGAGATGAAGTTCCGCCAAGAAGAGAATTTATCGAGAAAAATGCAAAATATGCTAAAATCGATGTCTAACTGTTATTAAAAATATAATGAAAAAAGCTTCTATTTATTAGAAGCTTTTTTTATATTTGGTGAAAACCAATAAAAACAATACTATGTTAACTCTTTTACAAACAGGCCCTTATGAAGGGTCGGATGTGGTCTCTGGTGCGGCCATTGCAGGATTGGGAATCGGTACTATGATCTTCAGTTTGCTTATTTATATATTTTATGGATACTGTATGTATAAAATATTTCAAAAAGCAGGAAGAGAAGATGCGTGGGCAGCTTTTATTCCCATTTATAACATTATCGTTCTGCTTGATATTGTTAAAAAGCCGATCTGGTGGATTATTTTGTTTTTCATTCCATTTGTTAACTTATATGCCTCATGGGTCGTCAATGACAGATTGGCGAAGGCTTTTGGAAAAGAAACTCCGCTATATACTATTCTTCTCTTCTTCTTTGGATTTATATTTATTCCTGTGTTAGCTTTCAGCAGTGATAAATATGACAGTAACAGAATTCCAAATGATCAGTAAATAATAAAAAAATATAGGACTTCAGAAATGGAGTCCTTTTTTTGTATAAGCTCATTTTTAATTTTAGAAATAATTAGACTAGATCATAAAAGTCCTCATTTAGAGACATAATCTGTTCAAATAACTTCTAACACCCAGCAGTAAAAGCTTTTCTTTAATATTATCATTTATATCAAAATAAAAAATTAACATTTATTAAGATTTTACTATTTTTGTCCAATTTTAATAACCATGATGAAAATTCTAATTCTGGGAGCTCTGTCTACAGCCTCAGTATATTTCGCACAGACCTATCCGGCGTCTGCTATTCCTGAAAACTTAAAGAAAAATGCAAACATTGTCATCAGGAAAGACTTTACTACCGTTCAGATCAATAAAATTGATGAAATCAAATACCAGCTTAATACTGTAACCACTGTTTTAAATAAGGATGGTGATTCTAAAGCTCAGATTTACATTCCCTATAAAAAAGGCGACCGTATTTCTGAAGTAAAGGTTACTGTTTATGATGAAGCAGGAAAAAAAGTAAAAAGTTTTTCAAAATCTGATTTTGGAGATTTTGCTAATAACAGTCAGGGCGTATTTTATTCTGACAGCAGGATTTTAGAACTCTCATATACAGCAGCTAATTACCCTTATACGATCGATTTCTCTTATGAGATTACAGATGATAATACTATTTTTATCCATGATTTTGTACCTTTTCTATCTCCTAATACGTCTTTAGAAGAGGCTCAATATAAGATCATTAATAAATCCGGGATCGATCTTAGAACCAAAGTTTATCCTTCCAAATATAATTACGCTTCTGTCATTACAGCAGATAATGGCATTGAAAAGACCTATTCTTACAAAAATGTTCCTGCCATAGAGGATGCTTTAATGTTGCCTCAACCAGTAAAAATCTTACCTAAAGTGAGTTTTGCCCTTACAAAATTCAATCTGGAGGGAAAACAAGGGACCTTAAATAACTGGACAGATTTCGGAACCTGGTATTATAATAATCTGGTAGAACCGGTTTCTGTATCTACTCCTGCCATTAAAGCTGAAGTGGCTGCCCTGAAATTATCAGGCTCCACAGAAGAAAAAGTAAAAAAGCTTTACCAGTATATGCAGTCCAAAACCAGATACATATTTGTAGGACTGGGAATTGGCGGATGGTTGCCTATGCTTCCGGACGAGGTTCAAAAGAAGGGATACGGAGACTGTAAGGGACTTACCAATTATATGAAAACCCTTTTGAACGAAGCGGGTATTCCGTCTCATTACTGTGTGATCAATTCCAGTTCGTCACAAATTTCTTTTGATCCTGATTTTCCATCAATGGGCGGAAATCATGCGATTCTGATGATTCCTACAGAAACCGGAAATATCTGGCTGGAAAATACTTCCCAGCAAACTGCTTTTAATCATTTAGGATACAGTACTACCGACAGAAATGTTCTTGCTGTGACCAAAAAAGGGATTGAACTAATATCTACACCGGAATATACTGCTGAACAGAACAAGGAGAAACAAGCTTTAAAGATCAATCTTAATGAAGATAATAGTATCAATGGTGATATTCATTTTGCTTATACAGGAAGTCAGTACGATAATAATCTGGGCTATACTTATCTCTCTCCAAAAGATAGAATTGAGGCCATGAAAAAAAGATTTGATGTTCTGAATTTCGAGAAAGTTGAGATGAAGGATTTCACAAATGATAAAGACAATGCTGTTATAAAGTTTAATGTTGATTTTAAAGCCAGTAATTATTCTAAAACCACGGGTGTAAATATGATCTTCAGAGCTGTTCCAATCTTTACC
The Chryseobacterium sp. W4I1 DNA segment above includes these coding regions:
- a CDS encoding DUF5684 domain-containing protein, which produces MLTLLQTGPYEGSDVVSGAAIAGLGIGTMIFSLLIYIFYGYCMYKIFQKAGREDAWAAFIPIYNIIVLLDIVKKPIWWIILFFIPFVNLYASWVVNDRLAKAFGKETPLYTILLFFFGFIFIPVLAFSSDKYDSNRIPNDQ
- a CDS encoding DUF3857 domain-containing protein, which translates into the protein MMKILILGALSTASVYFAQTYPASAIPENLKKNANIVIRKDFTTVQINKIDEIKYQLNTVTTVLNKDGDSKAQIYIPYKKGDRISEVKVTVYDEAGKKVKSFSKSDFGDFANNSQGVFYSDSRILELSYTAANYPYTIDFSYEITDDNTIFIHDFVPFLSPNTSLEEAQYKIINKSGIDLRTKVYPSKYNYASVITADNGIEKTYSYKNVPAIEDALMLPQPVKILPKVSFALTKFNLEGKQGTLNNWTDFGTWYYNNLVEPVSVSTPAIKAEVAALKLSGSTEEKVKKLYQYMQSKTRYIFVGLGIGGWLPMLPDEVQKKGYGDCKGLTNYMKTLLNEAGIPSHYCVINSSSSQISFDPDFPSMGGNHAILMIPTETGNIWLENTSQQTAFNHLGYSTTDRNVLAVTKKGIELISTPEYTAEQNKEKQALKINLNEDNSINGDIHFAYTGSQYDNNLGYTYLSPKDRIEAMKKRFDVLNFEKVEMKDFTNDKDNAVIKFNVDFKASNYSKTTGVNMIFRAVPIFTNNYYKAEENRELPFEIGQSFQDEYEIDFTIPKNYKIDEVPENVTINSEFGTYKLTLVKNGESLKVTRFIKINKGIFPKEKYNDYVSFRKKTLNMDNSKILLTKI